tCTTGCACTACCTCTTTTCAGCTTTGCACGCAATAAAAAATGCTTCTAGGTGGTTGTACTTACATTGGCCACcctgtaaatattaattaccattcaaataatgaaaaaaataaaattattgcattatcattatcaatgaaacaaaacaaaaaaaattaattggaatAATAATTGTGTTGAACTATTTGTGTGGCAAATTACGTtctaattgtaattaattttttcgtaataaaaatttaatatgttacatttgaaaccagttataattttaatatgtgttTTCTCcattattttatcaacaattGCACAAGAAGATGTTGTTGTAAAGAATGGTGACTGTCCGCCACCAACACAAGTTGGAATTTGTCGTCGAACGTGTTTTAATGATTCACATTGTGCGGGTATTGGAAAATGTTGCCCTACATCGTGTGGTGGATCAATTTGTACACGACCAGTAACACGGCGTGCgaagaaaggtaattttataaagtttgttCAGTAAACATACCTGCAATTTTGTGTGCCAATCGGGTTGGGATTGCATTATAATCTTATTCAAAATGGAtaaggtaataaaatttttgcctaACTATTTCGTTCAATAAAACCGAAGTTTTAATCGGTTTAGTGTAGAAGTCATATAAGTTCAGCCTGGATTAGTGAGATTTTTTCAGGTCACTTTACCTTCATGATATCTATATAGCAGACCTATTTATAGTTCCTTTtggaactgataatagaatattagcgataccaaaaaaaaaaaaaaaacaaactttaccTTCATAACATGTCAAACGCGAATTTTAgctagaaatattattttaaatgatttagtaCGAATACGTCGTATTTGATTAGCATGTTTTGGAAAGTAGTCAagctttttacttaaaatttagaaataaattttggcgTCAAGATATTATGATGTGCACAAACCATCGGCACTgcatattttgaagttttttggcTCTCGTGGATCCATAAACTATGTAACTCCGTGGAGGGGGAGagcaaaaattgcaaattatcgtgtacaaaaattttaacacgaGATACTCAAAcacatacttaaaaatatatttaaacaaaattgcgTAGGAGCATTGGGGATAGCTTTAAACGTaatgatatacattttttgattgcgCTCTTCTAAATgactttaaacaagtgaaaacaaacaattgactgggttaattgttgaaataccatgtatagacagtgttgattacgcaagcgttttttttttacattatgtaaataaataaagatagccactcttaggtAGCCACAAATACATACGTTTCACAcacatataattgatattcccatataacacaaactatataatttttgccctcacgggtaaacagtgatgtttacgaaaaaatgttccaaaacaaaagttgtttatttttttataaggaatatttttcacatttaaacttgtgttctatctctaactgtttactAGATGAGTCCTACTGATCGAAGACACAATTTACCTATATGTTGCTTgcttgctataaaaatttcagcttgctaTCTCTtcttgtttttgagttatcgtgatcacagactaacagacggacagacagacagatagacagatagGCAGAAGGACAAAAGCaaatggaccaattaggtgattttatgaacacctataccaaaatttggttcgtagcatcaatattttaaatttaaagcgttacaaacatgggaTTAAAAAGacaacaaataaaatgtattaaaactaatttcgattttttatacagaaaaagcGGGTGTATGTCCTGAGAATCCTACTGGCCGTTGGGTGTGTACGAGTACATGTGAAGCAGATTCTGATTGTAAAGGACGCCTCAAATGTTGTACAAATCGTTGTGGAGCTCTTGCGTGCCAAAAACCTGAAGAGGAAGTTacagaatattaattatataaaaacatataattccaataaaaattttaaaataattat
This genomic interval from Chrysoperla carnea chromosome 1, inChrCarn1.1, whole genome shotgun sequence contains the following:
- the LOC123302634 gene encoding waprin-Phi1-like, whose translation is MLHLKPVIILICVFSIILSTIAQEDVVVKNGDCPPPTQVGICRRTCFNDSHCAGIGKCCPTSCGGSICTRPVTRRAKKEKAGVCPENPTGRWVCTSTCEADSDCKGRLKCCTNRCGALACQKPEEEVTEY